CCTCCATCAAACTTCAAGGTCTCTCCGTCAAAAAATTCTGTTAAGTCAATGATTTTCACTTGGTTAAtggaaagagaataaatataatcccaaaaatacccttatcaataataaaataagaaattactatttaattcctaTAGTATGAAAAAACTCGCTATTTAATccttcaattttgaaaaatatattaaaatatctctgacattttaaaaagtctactagttagttcctatattaattttatcactaaatattttacgATTTAATccctatagtttagaaaaaattattaattggtccctcaaattattaaaaaatttactaattagtccctccATATCAcggatattttagattttttttacaatacttaacgactaaaattaatggatagactaactagtagactttttaaaatgttagaaatattttaatgaatttttcaaatggCGAGCAGTGATCGATAGCGAATGACATCACAAAAGCAatttatattgagttttaactttttattcttaataatttaaattttatatattttaatttttattatttttactgaatttgaattttaaatttattgaaatttttatttgtttatggagattgagtttgagattttctttcttgaattttgacgaaattaaattttagggactaaagtgttgaattcaaaaaatagagggacaaatatattaattatataatatcttaGAGACgaaaacatatttttttcttcaattctttgagagagggacctataaatttgtaggaattaaatttcagggaTTAAAGTATTGGATTCTAGAAAGGGTAGTTCGGTTATTTTTTCTGTCACTAACGGCATTTTTTATGGAGGGACCtctaattttgacggaattaaatctcagggacgaaagtgttgggttctaaaaatagaggaaCGAATCCATTAATTACGCTatatctcagggactaaaaagtaattttcccaatAAATGAAgattatgggttttgatgctttcaAATTCTATATTTTCTGGTCCAGAGTAATATCTAATTAATATgtttattaaaaagttaaactTTTCAAAATATGTCGGTTCATACAAATatcattatataaatatttataattcgcTGTTGGAAAttcttttttacaatatttaaaaaataaaatagaattccccttatatcatatcatttatatataatcataataatatttagatcatatatatatatataattttataatctaaaaattatatgaaatcgCAAAATATCACTTTACATtgatgaaaattattattattattatttttaatttaaaatttaaatgggtTTTTTCaatgaagtacaaaattttatttttttagacttTTTAACTATTGGGCTCAATTATTGATGGATTATTTCATTCATttgctatatatatattttaattttgaacatTGATCAGGTGGAAGGAGACCCGACAGAGTGAACAAGCatgaaattcaattttacaatgATGTTGCGAGAATTATCTCCTTTATCATTAGAGTATTCAAATTAGTAAATTGATAATAAGTACCTAAACtcactatattttttttatattaatttttttaattttgttatgttatttttaataaaaaatattttttattaaaatttttattttaaacaaatttaaaGTTGAAagtgttaaaaaaattagtagatgatattttagatatattttGAACCAACGCCTTATTTAAGGCCGTAACTCAAACTCAATGAATAAATAGCTGAGTTTCATgacttcaaaaaaaatatagctGAGTTTCAGTTCAGTTatatagaatttaaattatttcagataattataaatacaatcaaattaaatattaaaataaaaataataaaattatttattaatttattttttttaaatttaatatcttctTTACCTTTTATCAGAAAAAGacctatataaattattattttagaagTAATAAGATATCTCTTAATTCATCTCTTCCTTCTGCATATGTCtcctcattttcctttttctttatctTTCGATTTCTTCATCCTTTTAagttgaattgaattgaatttatatttattttattttttattttttattttttataatgacttttaatagttaatttattttttaattgaatattaatcTAATTAAGATTTTAATTAAGTTATGAGATCtaatttcattttcttcatcttaaattatatttttatttttttaaaaaaacaatacTTCTATAGTCTATTGAATATcctaattaaataatacattattaagtaactcaaataaatatataattatttaattaaatattaatctagttaaaattttaattaagttgtGAGATCTAATTTCATTTTCTGTtcatcttaaattttatttttattttttttagatacAATACTTCTATAGTCTATTGGATAtcctaattaaataatatattattaattaactcaaataaatatataattatttaattgaattaatataaataacaattaggatatctttttattttgagaaattgaGTGATTTTTTAatgtgattaattaattaaatttatatgctTATTagagttattaattaattaaaaattaatttaacactttacaaattaatttaatcttatgaaagaattaatagaatttacttatttaaatacttttaattaatcgtttgttttatcattttattgcACTTATTTTACTCCTccttaaatttttctaaaattaaatttttaattgaaatttctttggtctcttttattttaataatttttttcttttctttatcgtttaatatttaaattaaataaatataaagtagATCAATACaccttatttataaaaattattaaattgaaaagaaaaatcaattatATAATTAGCGAATTCTATCCCATTCCATGAATAGAAAATTTAGACctttaaatatttagaaaacATTCAAAATGGAAAAAATCTTATATTTACCCTTAAACTTTCAGTGAAGGCTCAATTTTaaccaaaataaaaattcattccCAATTGAACCAAAGATTTTCAATtcaactcaaatatacccaactTCTTATAAATCTATGTGCGTGTGAGTTTCACTCCgctgtaaatattaaaaaattacaattgtTTAATGTTAATAATGTATCTTCCCATATTTATCAAATTACTATCAAACACAAGCTTCTCTATCAACAGTGGTTGAGCCAGGAGCTTCCCTTTGGTAGTAcaccggctgcgccgctgcggtACCTTCATCCCCTTCAAAACATTTTCCGatcgccggtacggcacgtaCCCCTTGCCGTACCTTTCCTCCGCCACTGTCTATCAACCCTTCTTTGATCATATTTTCCGCTGCCTCTTTGTAACTAAAATACTCAATTTCAGTAATGCAATCCATTATTAGAACCCAAGTTGCAGGTCttaataattcaagaaaataggGATTTTGggtatttctcaattaaaatcgATTTCATCTGCCATGAGTGACTTAATTAGTATGATAAATGTACAAAGTACTTTCTTTGGTTTCCAGGAAGCAATTGACATGAGCATGAATCAGAGGAACCATTAGAACTTGACCCGTGAAAACATCTttgttgaattaaattaaagatgTCATAACAAAAGCACAATGTTCTTGAAATTTCTTAAAGCAATTCGGACAAtagatgattttttttaataaaagaattttgGATTTAAGAACCAAAATGTAGGAAAGACGTTTCTCAAGGTGAGTTAAAAAACTTCGTAACTCATTCTGGTTGTTGCaataacttaatctttttatttttaaataaaaaaaatatttatataaatctctttaattattaaataataaaacaattaaaaacatTATCAATTTCATAcaactttttttttccaattctaCTTTagaatctctttattttaaaaaatagatttaattCGGTATTTCCAAAACCTTTATTCTAAGTTAGCTCAGGTCCCTATCTTGTTCATCAATTAATTCTTCTCTTACTGGTTATTGTTTCATCCTTTTGCAGCTGCATCgattctaaaaatataaattatatttttattggactaaataattatttttattctacaagttcataattaaattataccaACATCTAATTTAAACTAAATgttcattatttttatcatataaaatttaactttgatttaaatttataatatagttttattttttcatccatcttattgttaataaaataaaaaaataaaaaaaattaactatttaattcatatgatataataaaattcaataattaaattttttatttaaaaaaatattaaaacatcaagtctactaattaatttatttattaattttaatcattaaatattataaaaatatttaaatttataatataaagaaattaaattaataaaatttttaaaattataaaaattaaatttaattaattaatattttaaaatatcaaaaatattttaatataatttttaaaataaaataattaatcaattttattaaattatagaaattaaacagtaattttttaataaataaatacgtAAAAGGGGAGACAAATTTTGATGCTGTTGCGACTTGAGGTTGAAGGATTCTTTCCTCAATTGGAATTCACACAGAAGTCACGTGATGAAAGTGAAAAGATATAATTTTGATGTGATAGTTTGGGATTTTTAGGTGGTCCAAATGAATGTTTCCAccccaattaaaattaaaataatataatcatcatttaaagaaatttaaaagagATGCATTCCGCCAGTCAaaagagtaaaaaaaatattataataataataacttaacTATTAAGGTAtggagattaaattttaaaataataaaattatgtttaatgaaaattaaatcaatctatATTTATTGGAGAGAGGGatataacatataaatttaatttccacaaactataaatttttttcttcatcgatttattttataaaaaaatttattagaaaaaaaaagaatgatataaattttaaatggcATACTACGTGTAAAAAAGATTCAACTCCAATTAAGGCTACAATTATACCAAATGAAAAGCTTAGgataacatattttaaattaaaatgtaaaaataaataaattttagaatttaaaaaatgtGATATGAAATACATATTTTCCTCTGTGGTTCTTATATGTCTCGATActctcatttttttcttttttttaaacataactcctttttctttcttataaaaaatgatctacgtcaattgactattaattaaaaaaaagatgtTGTTGTCTTTATTAAGAGTTATAGAGATATTCTGATCGTCGCTTATAATTTCTGTATGATGGagatgtttctcacatacaattcaatcaattttcaggATATGCAGACATTTTTTGTAGATTTATGGCATCTTTTAGAGGGGTATCTATTATGAAATTAGAAGCAAAAAGatatttgttttgattttttaacaatgttaatttttcttcagatatttctaatcacaccactgcgaatgttaatttgacaAGTAAAAATGAAGCGGCTCATCCCGTCAAAGGTCGGGATAGCCGAAAGCAATTATCGTCTTGTGTTGTAACTGCCGAGGACTCGGCAATTCTCGGACAGGTAatacattgaaggatttggttactagttataagccggacattttatttttgatggaaaccaAAGTTTTAGTTTTCCGTTGCTATTTGCTCTTTGCGAcgaaatttttactttttaatggcTGCATTCTTATGGACTATTTGCAAGTGGTTCAATCTATTTAATCTCCACATTTAGATATTTTTGAActagatttgattttgaatgattgtaaatttttgttagacccTAGAActcatatttttattagatGTATTCGTCGTCATGCCACTCTAACTGCTTATATTTTGATTAGAGAATCTATTAGATATGATCGTTTGTGATGATatctctttttatttaataaaattttattaatataataaataattttactttaaaaaaaattgatatgaAACAGTACACTCGTTAGGGAAATAACGTTAAATTTTTTGGAATTTGAAAAAtcattttgaaaagaaaaataaaagataaaaaaagctATCTCCTAACAATTAGGGAAAGCAACTTACAATCGTTATAATATATTTTGGGAATAAAaaggtttaaaattaaaagattatatgtaaaaaaagacccttcatccttgctCTTTGGATTCCCCTTCTTATATTTTAGCTTTAGTAATTTTCCTTGATTTCAAAAGTTTATGACAAGttgaaaaaaaagtttattacaagtttgttatttaaattgatgaaaaaataattctatcatatatttaactaaaaccattgaaaattaattacttatagTAATATGcataaattttataatctaAAAGTTTTTAACGGTGATTACATAATAATTTAcagtattattatttattatattaatattttgagaTTCAGAAAATAAGATTTACAATGATTGTCTAAATTCAATCGGAAAAGAAAttcttcttccccttttatcccttttatttttGTGTGATATTTAACCATGTCTCTGTCACTCAGTTCCATATCTATGGGTGTGTCAGAATACTTCTTCATGGCTATTTAATTTTCTCTGACGTGCATGCGGATAGAACTGCGAGGTGACTGGCTTGCTCCCTTACCTCTTGTCACATTACCCGACTAGACTTTCTACATATAGACCTGCGCGGGTAACTTGTTCGGCTTATCTTTTATTACCGCGTTAGGGCGTGCTACATAGGGCTAGTTTATTTTGAAAAAGACTCGGTGGACTTGAGCCCGTATTCTTTTTTAAAGTATGATTTTATCCCAAACATTAAAAATCCAGGCATCatcatatattatattttttttattggtgAAAATTACTCCTTATCCTTAGCTCTTGGATTCCCCTCCTTTAAGATGGCTTACATGAAACACTTGAGGGTTCAAagtattttagtaattttttaatcacaatttgattttttttaatgataaagagatggaattaatatattaaatttgagaGCTTTTAAAGatctattaaatttattcagatctattaaatttattcagaaTTAGGCTGATTAATTTACCATTCCCAAATTAAATTTGTgagtttaaattattattatttaatttttaaaaataaaatcaatattttaattaattgtatGTGCACTATatactataataaaatttttagattcaaaattggggataaatatatcattttgatttttttattaatttcattaattacaAATGCagataaaatatgaaattttatttttcattaaattcatTAGTGGGACATTTTGCAATTTTGTAGTACAATTATTAGAAAGTTGGAAATTTCTAAAGAGATTAATCTTGTCCCAGATAAAGAAGACAAAAAAGAAATGTACTCTTGTAGAAGATCTTGTGGTTGTAGGTCCCATGTCATTTTTTAGTGGGCCATCCTTGTTCTCAATGCaaattttttcttcctttcggAATTGTGATCAGgaagttttataaatttttttaaaaaaaatgtaaaaactgaagtgtgaaaattatttaattattttaaaattttaaatatttttgaatttaagtgtttaaaagtagtatttttttaaaaatttaggtgATTATTATGTCTCAAATAGAATTAAGATAttttatagataaaaataataaaatacatatgtAAGTACCCATTTGGTTTATTCttaattaatatgattaaaatatttattattttattattaaaaatatattaaataaataaaataatttttaatttaataaattattttttatttatatatcataATATAATTAGTAGGAAATATTATCTCAATATGTCACGTGTACTCTGGCATAGTGTATTgtataatttttctaataaaggataagctaaaaaataatttgtaaaaattaCCATTTCGAATATTGAAGAATAATCTATTTCAGGTAAATTGGAATATGACTCCATGTATACGTAAGAACGTAGCACGTCATGAAGgattaatttttctctttgtCAAAAGAAAAAAGTGGGCCAACCTCTGTGGAATCTTGCTTTGGCTTTAATGCATGCAATTAATTACGTTAGCACGAACTCTATATAAAGGGCATTGCCATGAGAAGTGGAAACCACACAACCACTTGAAAATCTTAACACCATCAACATGGCTTTGGCTTTCAAACACTCTCTTCTTCTGGGGATGCTCGTCTTCCTCATAGCCCTGTTGACTCTTACTGAGCCAGCAATGGCTGATGATGTTGATGCTGTCCCTGATGACTTTAACCGTACTTATTTTCCAGATGATTTCATTTTTGGAACAGCCACATCTTCTTATCAGGTATATTCAGACCTTCATTTTTATCTATGCTCTCCCATTATCTATTTGTTCCCTAGTTTGCATTATTtgctttgcttcttttttctgtttATCAAGTTtgcttaaaataaataatataataagatCCAATTTTACATTAGATCGAAGGTTCAACAAACATATCTGGTAGAGCACCTAGTGTCTGGGACATATTTACTCATGAATATCCAGGTATGATCATGTGCATATCGACatattatatacatatacaaaatattaattatttttatataattttgcaGAGAGGATAAAGGACAACAGTACCGGAGATATTGCAGTTGATTTTTACAATCGATATAAAGTATATAATAGCTAAACTTTTATCTATTTTCTACAAAAATCTTGTTCATCgttaataatgaaattaaaaaaaattgtaaaattgatATTGCAGGAGGATATCAAAAACGTGAAAGATATGCATTTTAATGCTTTCAGATTTTCAATTTCATGGTCTAGAGTTATACCTAGTAAGTATTTTATCAAGTCTAAATTTACTTAATATATATTCGcttcatataaattttattatctcgtacatttataattttatacattCTCACActtgtttataatattaattttaaatattcaggTGGAAGAAGAGATGAAGGAGTGAACGAGGAGGGGATAAAATTCTATGATAATGTTATCAATGAAGTTGTAAATAATGGTGAAGATCATCTTCTTTTCGTCCCTTCATGAAGTCATATATTATTACaacaaatttctaaattttctttttgttgcAAAAAAATTCAGGGCTTATACCATTTGTTACCATTTTTCATTGGGATACTCCTCAAGCTCTAGAGGATAAATATGGTGGCTTTTTAAGTCGTAATATCGTGTAAGTATACACCCTCAACTAATATTTTCAAATCATCAAATGAGAAACTTTTGtatcaattttttcaatataatattcttatataaattacaaaataacttactaaaaaaattacataatgcATAGGGATGATTACCGTGATTATGCGGAGCTtctctttgaaagatttggtagTCGAGTGAAATTTTGGATGACTTTCAATGAACCATGGGCTCTCAGTGGATTTGCTTATGATGATGGACTTTTTGCTCCTGGTCGATGTTCATCTTGGGTGAATCGTCAATGCCGTGCTGGAAATTCAGCTACTGAACCTTATATAGTTGCACATCATCTACTCCTTGCACATTCTGCAGCGGTTAATTTATATAGAGAAAAGTATCAGgtttgtaatttttatatatacatacacaCATATGTAGTTCCTTTGTCAAGCATAAATATATCTGGATTAATTTGACATTCTTATTATATTGATTATATAGAAATCTCAAACTGGCGAGATAAATGGCAAAATTGGAATAACGCTCTTTACCTTTTGGTTCGAACCATTATCGAATAGATCAATTGATATAGAAGCATCCAGGACAGCACTCGATTTTATGTTTGGATTGTAAGTATTTCATTCAAACtaatttagtaattaattaagcTTATGTACCAAAGCATGTGAATAATACACATAATTTCTCCATATTTTTCAGGTGGATGGATCCTTTAACTTATGGTCGTTATCCAAGACGTGTGCAGGAGTTAGTTGGAGATAGATTGCTTAATTTTACTGATAAAGAAACTGAGATGCTTAGAAAATCATATGATTTTCTTGGATTACAATATTATACTTCATATTATGCAAAACCAAATGCTCCAATTGATCCAAATTATATTAGATACAAAACTGATAGTCGAACCACCGTAACCGGTAAGTTTATTTAGAAATGTGATAAATTAATGGTAGaaaggatatatatatatatattaatgggTTGATAAGAGTCCTTTTTGAAGTGTGTTTTcattaataacttttttttttcttttccttgcaGCTTATGACTATGAAGGTAAACCAATCGGTCCACCGGTAAGTGTgtattaaaatgaaattaagtataaaaaaagaagaaaattgcaCAGATGATATCACtgacataaaattaaaaatttacaggCTTACTCACCATGGTTTTACATTTTTCCAAAAGGCATTCGACATCTTTTGAATTATACCAAAGATACATATCAGGATCCAATCATTTATATTACTGAGAATGGTAAGTAGTTTATCCTTTCTCTCGTAACATTACTGGCGAGCTATACACATTTATATTTTGcttctatttatttaattaagttttCCACATATTAATTCAGGGGTTGATAGATACAATAACGAAAGTCGAACTCCGGAGGAAGTGAGAAATGATACATTTAGGATAAACTATTATAAAGAGCACATGTGGCATGCACTGGGATCCCTCAAGTGAGTCTAAACTTCAATATTCtaatataaagttttttttatagttCTTAATCGAGTTTCCTAATAAAAGTTGGTTTTGATAGGAATTACAATGTTAGTCTGAAAGGTTACTTCGCATGGTCATATTTGGATAATTTCGAATGGAATATTGGATATACTTCAAGATTTGGTTTGTACTATGTTGACTATCAAAATAACTTGACAAGATCACCCAAAAATTCAGCTAACTGGTTCAAGCATGAGTTCCTGATAAAACCCAAGAGTTCTTCAAAGGATTCAAGGAAAGTTGGCAGATACTACATAATGTAGTTTGTACTGAGGTGCGCCAAAATGAGCTGTGGCTTGTGTGTGTGTCTTGCAATGAAATAATATGATTGGGCTACTTCTTAGCTCCAATGACATAGCTTGTGTGGTAATAGTTTTGTGTGTCTTTGTCTAGCAATTAAATAATATCATTGAGCTTACTGTTAAGCTCCAATGTTGACATGGGTTGTTttgtaatagatttttgaaatgaACGAAGAGTGTTTATCTCTTCCAGGAATTCTAAACTTtgagaatttttattaatattattggttTTTGTATGCATATatcttattaatatattttttttgtaccCTGCTTATACTATCTAACTGCAATAATTAAAGTTAGgggatttttcttaaaaaaaaaaagaagtagggtatttaacttttttttttttaatttgcccATTTTAACTGTTATAGAAGACATATTCCATTTGTTTTTgtgtataataattttttaaaaaatatttattcgtAATATACCATATAAAAAAGAAGTTTGCCATAAAAAGAAATGGTGCATTGGAATAGCAATAATTGATCCATTTTTGTAAGTTCGGTAACAAAAAGTTTTTTCCTGGGAaagtattaaaagaaaaaattaaattcatcaTATAAAGAAAATAGGTTCTTTGTATCAGGTCAAaagcaaaaactaaaaaaaaaaaaaaaaagtaaatgttTAAAAGGAAAAGTACAGAATGTGTACCCTACTAATTTTCTCCCATTTCTAGTTTCATGAGCCGGTCTGcaccaacttttttttttccaggaaaaaaaaaacatttgtaTTACGTTATTGCAATGTGCAGCAAAATTTAATTACAGTAAAGAAAGTAAATCTGATATTTAATACTGCTGTCAATCCggcaataataaattttatagccaaaatttaattattatatttaccgTAGTATTTATATGacgagaaatttattaaaaaaaatattttaaagattagagtaaatatcaagaataagtagaattaaaactttaatattCTACATGATCGAGACGAAGAACCATAAAGAGTATTATAGacgataataaaaatatatagtgTTTAGAATATATTTATTCATGAATATCTAAATATAATATGCATATCGATATATTATATACTTGcacaaaatattaattatttttatgtaattttatttgaGATATTGCGGTTGATTTTTAGAATCGAATTATTaagctttttttaatttttaaaactaaatcttTATTGTctgttagaaaaaaaattaaatgaaattgtgaaattgatattatatataagAAGATATGAGAAACGTGAAGAATATAGGTGTTGAAGCTTtcagatttttaatttcatagtttagagttatatcTAGTAAGTATTTTATCAACATATATTGGCTTCATATATAGGATTTTACTAActcatatatttataattttatatattctcaCACTTCACTATTTCATAAGCATAAATTTAAACAActacatttaattaattactagCTTACTTACATCATcttttaaattcttaattttcatCAAGTCTTCGTCTCTTCATGAAGTCATATTATTACATcaaatttctaatttttctttttgttgcaAAATTAATTCAGAGCTTACAccatttgttataattttttattggaaTACTCCTCAATCTCTAAAAGACAAATATGGTGACTTTTTAAGTCGTAATATCATGCAAGTATATAGTCTCAACTAATATTTTCAAACTATCAAAAGAGAAACTTATGtatttttcaatatattatTCTCATCTAtctaataaaataacttattaaaAACTTGCATAATCTACAGGGATGATTACCGTGATTATGCGGATCTTCTCTttgaaaattttagtatttgagtaAAGTTTTGGATGACATTTAATGAACCATGAGCTCTTAGTGGATTTGCTTATAATGATAGATTTTTTACTCTCGGTCGATGTTCATCTTGGGTAAATCGTCAATATCGTGCTGGAAATTCAACTACCGATCCTTATATAGTTGTATATCATATACTCCTTGCACATTCCGCAGCCATTAATTTATATAGAGAAAAGTAGACGTTTGTATTTTTTTGGATATACATACACACAAATGTAGTTTCTTTGTCAAGTATAAATATATCTAGATTAATTTGACATTCTTATTATATTGGTTAATTTGATAGCTCAAATTGGTTGGATGAATGGTAAGATTGGGATAACAATCTTACCTTATGGTTCGAACCATTATCTAATAGATCAATTGATATAGAAGCATCTAGGACAACACTTGATTTTATGTTTGGATCGTAAGTCTTTCATTCAAACTAATCTAGTAATTTATTAAGCTTATATACTAAAGCATGTGAATAATACATGTAATTTCTCCATATTTTTCAAGTGGATGGATCCTTTAACTTATGATCGTTATGCAAGACGTGTGCAGGAGTTAGATGGCCATAGATAGCTTAATTTTACTGATAAAGAAACTCAAATGCTTAGAAAATCATATGATTTTCTTCGATTATAAT
This region of Manihot esculenta cultivar AM560-2 chromosome 10, M.esculenta_v8, whole genome shotgun sequence genomic DNA includes:
- the LOC110625211 gene encoding cyanogenic beta-glucosidase, whose amino-acid sequence is MALAFKHSLLLGMLVFLIALLTLTEPAMADDVDAVPDDFNRTYFPDDFIFGTATSSYQIEGSTNISGRAPSVWDIFTHEYPERIKDNSTGDIAVDFYNRYKEDIKNVKDMHFNAFRFSISWSRVIPSGRRDEGVNEEGIKFYDNVINEVVNNGLIPFVTIFHWDTPQALEDKYGGFLSRNIVDDYRDYAELLFERFGSRVKFWMTFNEPWALSGFAYDDGLFAPGRCSSWVNRQCRAGNSATEPYIVAHHLLLAHSAAVNLYREKYQKSQTGEINGKIGITLFTFWFEPLSNRSIDIEASRTALDFMFGLWMDPLTYGRYPRRVQELVGDRLLNFTDKETEMLRKSYDFLGLQYYTSYYAKPNAPIDPNYIRYKTDSRTTVTAYDYEGKPIGPPAYSPWFYIFPKGIRHLLNYTKDTYQDPIIYITENGVDRYNNESRTPEEVRNDTFRINYYKEHMWHALGSLKNYNVSLKGYFAWSYLDNFEWNIGYTSRFGLYYVDYQNNLTRSPKNSANWFKHEFLIKPKSSSKDSRKVGRYYIM